In one window of Bos taurus isolate L1 Dominette 01449 registration number 42190680 breed Hereford chromosome 4, ARS-UCD2.0, whole genome shotgun sequence DNA:
- the SSBP1 gene encoding single-stranded DNA-binding protein, mitochondrial isoform X1 yields MFRRPVVQVLRQFVRHESEVASSLVLERSLNRVQLLGRVGQDPVMRQVEGKNPVTIFSLATNEMWRSGENETYQMGDVSQKTTWHRISVFRPGLRDVAYQYVKKGSRIYVEGKVDYGEYTDKNNVRRQATTIIADNIIFLSDQIKEKP; encoded by the exons GTACTTCGTCAGTTTGTAAGGCATGAGTCTGAAGTAGCTAGCAGTTTGGTTCTCGAAAGAT CTCTGAATCGCGTGCAGTTGCTCGGTCGAGTAGGTCAGGACCCTGTCATGAGACAGGTAGAAGGAAAAAACCCAGTCACGATATTTTCCCTAGCAACAAATGAGATGTGGCGATCAGGGGAAAATGAAACCTACCAAATGG GTGATGTCAGTCAGAAGACAACATGGCATAGAATTTCAGTGTTCCGACCGGGCCTCAGAGATGTGGCGTATCAGTATGTGAAAAAGGG gTCTCGAATTTATGTGGAAGGGAAAGTAGACTATGGTGAATATACGGATAAAAATAATGTCAGACGACAAGCAACAACAATTATAGCTG ataatattatatttttgagtgACCAGATAAAAGAGAAGCCGTAG
- the SSBP1 gene encoding single-stranded DNA-binding protein, mitochondrial precursor (The RefSeq protein has 1 substitution compared to this genomic sequence), with the protein MFRRPVVQVLRQFVRHESEVASSLVLERSLNRVQLLGRVGQDPVMRQVEGKNPDTIFSLATNEMWRSGENETYQMGDVSQKTTWHRISVFRPGLRDVAYQYVKKGSRIYVEGKVDYGEYTDKNNVRRQATTIIADNIIFLSDQIKEKP; encoded by the exons GTACTTCGTCAGTTTGTAAGGCATGAGTCTGAAGTAGCTAGCAGTTTGGTTCTCGAAAGAT CTCTGAATCGCGTGCAGTTGCTCGGTCGAGTAGGTCAGGACCCTGTCATGAGACAGGTAGAAGGAAAAAACCCAGTCACGATATTTTCCCTAGCAACAAATGAGATGTGGCGATCAGGGGAAAATGAAACCTACCAAATGG GTGATGTCAGTCAGAAGACAACATGGCATAGAATTTCAGTGTTCCGACCGGGCCTCAGAGATGTGGCGTATCAGTATGTGAAAAAGGG gTCTCGAATTTATGTGGAAGGGAAAGTAGACTATGGTGAATATACGGATAAAAATAATGTCAGACGACAAGCAACAACAATTATAGCTG ataatattatatttttgagtgACCAGATAAAAGAGAAGCCGTAG